A genome region from Perca fluviatilis chromosome 20, GENO_Pfluv_1.0, whole genome shotgun sequence includes the following:
- the kcnk10b gene encoding potassium channel subfamily K member 10b isoform X1, with protein sequence MKFPIETPRKQVNWDPEQQVAVQTNMVPPKKVQPGMAKSSLVQASVATMQNPMGCDPKTNGHCPLPRLSISSRSASVVASMDASYDGTVAALHSVMKWKTVVAVFIVVVLYLVCGGLAFRALEQPFESNQKTSITLEKALFLEKHPCVTPEELDKLIEHSIDAVNAGVSPIGNVSYNSSYWDLGSAFFFAGTVITTIGYGNIAPSTEGGKIFCILYAIFGIPLFGFLLAGIGDQLGTIFVKSILRVEKIFRQKHKQISQTKIRVTSTILFILAGCIVFVTIPAVIFKHIESWTTLEAIYFVVITLTTVGIGDYVAGGNRSMDYMKWYKPLVWFWILVGLAYFAAVLSMIGDWLRVLSKKTKEEVGEIKAHAAEWKANVRAEFRETRRRLSVEIHDKLQRAATIRSMERRQLGLEQRAHSLDMLSPEKRALFASLDAGRFKTSSQESIDTKLNNLRLKGACGPYDHQGSEQTQQTASSSEENLFNLRFGSLTKLARRNKNRELRRNIDEVERRASVGISNGSAMLGEERTEVEEDGEPDEENEERKEGNTSLTNLAQCSFDRNRLNGYTPGDAKDRGND encoded by the exons ATGAAATTTCCAATAGAAACCCCAAGGAAACAAGTTAACTGGGACCCCGAACAACAAG TGGCGGTCCAGACCAACATGGTCCCTCCCAAAAAGGTCCAGCCTGGCATGGCTAAGTCGAGTCTAGTCCAGGCCAGTGTGGCCACCATGCAGAACCCCATGGGCTGTGACCCTAAGACCAATGGTCACTGTCCACTGCCACGCCTGTCCATCTCCTCCCGCTCTGCCAGCGTGGTGGCCAGCATGGACGCCAGCTATGACGGCACGGTCGCAGCGCTCCACTCGGTGATGAAGTGGAAGACGGTGGTGGCGGTGTTCATCGTGGTCGTTCTCTACCTGGTGTGTGGAGGTCTGGCATTCAGGGCACTAGAGCAGCCATTTGAGAGCAACCAGAAGACCAGTATCACGCTGGAGAAAGCTTTGTTCCTGGAGAAACACCCCTGTGTGACTCCAGAAGAGCTGGACAAGCTCATCGAG CATTCCATAGATGCTGTAAATGCAGGAGTGAGTCCTATTGGAAACGTATCCTACAATTCCAGTTACTGGGACCTGGGCAGTGCCTTCTTCTTTGCTGGAACTGTCATCACAACCATAG GTTATGGAAACATAGCTCCAAGCACGGAGGGTGGGAAAATCTTTTGCATCCTTTATGCCATATTTGGCATACCTCTCTTTGGCTTCTTGTTGGCGGGGATTGGAGACCAGCTGGGGACCATTTTTGTGAAAAGCATCTTGAGAGTTGAGAAGATATTCAGG caaaaacacaaacagatcaGCCAGACTAAGATCAGAGTGACGTCCACCATCCTGTTCATCCTGGCTGGCTGCATTGTTTTCGTCACCATCCCTGCTGTCATCTTTAAACACATCGAGAGCTGGACCACACTAGAAGCCATCTACTTTGTTGTGATCACACTCACTACAGTGGGAATAGGAGACTATGTGGCAG GTGGTAACCGTAGTATGGACTATATGAAGTGGTACAAGCCTCTGGTGTGGTTCTGGATCTTGGTTGGTTTGGCGTACTTTGCGGCTGTCCTCAGCATGATCGGAGACTGGCTCAGAGTACTGTCTAAAAAGACCAAAGAGGAG GTTGGGGAGATTAAAGCTCATGCAGCTGAATGGAAGGCAAATGTTCGAGCAGAGTTCCGTGAAACGCGACGCCGCCTGAGTGTTGAGATCCATGACAAGCTCCAGCGGGCTGCCACCATCCGCAGCATGGAGCGCCGTCAACTTGGCCTGGAGCAGCGAGCTCACTCCCTGGACATGCTGTCTCCAGAGAAGCGAGCCTTGTTCGCCAGCCTGGATGCCGGTCGCTTCAAGACTTCCTCTCAGGAGAGCATCGACACCAAGCTCAACAACCTGAGGCTGAAGGGGGCCTGTGGGCCGTACGACCATCAGGGGAGTGAGCAAACGCAACAGACAGCGTCTTCCTCAGAGGAGAATCTCTTCAACCTGCGCTTTGGATCCCTAACTAAGTTGGCCAGACGTAACAAGAACCGCGAGCTGCGGAGGAACATTGATGAAGTAGAGCGACGGGCGAGTGTAGGCATAAGCAATGGCAGTGCCATGCTAGGTGAGGAGAGGACGGAAGTAGAAGAAGATGGGGAGCCAGATGAGGAAAacgaagaaagaaaagaaggaaacacCAGTCTGACAAACCTGGCACAGTGCTCATTTGATCGCAACAGGTTGAATGGGTACACACCCGGGGATGCCAAAGACAGAGGGAACGACTAG
- the LOC120548803 gene encoding B2 bradykinin receptor-like, translated as MALMHTSDSANFSTATTFGDKNNTVCPQAEIKDWQWTVVPAYMLLICVLGIGMNGFVLMVFCLHKKACTVAEIYLSNLAAADFFLMACLPLWAAYVINRYDWPFSHLLCSLFVLPINMNAYCSIYFLVLISIDRYIALVHPLSHKGISRTKFAKLACLLVWGFGLLLSVPTLVYRKVVYYSHLNKSMCILNYTDPKEQLLFDGMQNTFGFIIPVCIISYCTLVIINSLNNRLIESSNSQKTEQKATTLVLVVLLAFVICWVPHHVVMILETLRRAEVLSGCSIITNLEICRAIFMYLAFFNSVLNPILYVIVGRNFRGKVRSLFKQWSINRTMTDRTTSTGSNLLRSVKTEVNSI; from the coding sequence CGACTCTGCTAATTTCAGCACTGCGACTACATTTggagacaaaaacaacacagtgtGTCCTCAAGCAGAAATCAAAGATTGGCAGTGGACTGTGGTCCCGGCATATATGCTGCTGATCTGTGTGCTGGGAATTGGGATGAATGGTTTTGTGCTGATGGTTTTCTGCCTCCATAAGAAGGCCTGCACCGTGGCTGAGATCTACTTGAGCAACCTGGCTGCTGCTGACTTTTTCTTAATGGCGTGTTTGCCTTTGTGGGCTGCATATGTAATCAACAGATATGACTGGCCCTTTTCTCATCTCCTGTGCTCACTGTTCGTCCTTCCCATCAACATGAACGCCTACTGCAGCATCTACTTCCTTGTTCTGATTAGCATAGATCGCTATATTGCACTTGTGCACCCGCTGTCCCATAAAGGAATAAGTAGGACAAAATTTGCCAAACTGGCCTGTCTGCTTGTGTGGGGTTTTGGCTTGCTCCTGAGCGTCCCCACACTCGTGTACAGGAAAGTGGTCTACTACTCTCATTTGAATAAAAGTATGTGCATTCTTAATTACACAGATCCCAAGGAACAGCTCCTGTTTGACGGGATGCAGAATACATTCGGCTTTATCATACCCGTTTGCATCATTTCCTACTGCACTCTCGTTATTATTAACTCTCTGAATAACCGGTTAATTGAAAGCTCAAACAGCCAGAAAACGGAGCAGAAGGCCACCACTCTGGTGCTGGTGGTCCTCTTGGCATTTGTGATTTGCTGGGTGCCACACCACGTGGTAATGATACTGGAAACACTCAGAAGAGCTGAAGTCCTGAGTGGATGTAGCATCATCACCAATCTAGAGATCTGCCGCGCAATCTTCATGTACTTAGCTTTCTTCAACAGTGTTCTTAACCCCATCCTCTACGTCATTGTAGGAAGGAACTTCAGGGGAAAAGTCAGGAGTCTCTTCAAGCAATGGAGCATTAACAGAACAATGACCGACCGCACCACCTCCACAGGCTCAAACCTGTTGAGAAGTGTTAAAACTGAAGTAAACTCAATCTGA
- the kcnk10b gene encoding potassium channel subfamily K member 10b isoform X2 encodes MAVQTNMVPPKKVQPGMAKSSLVQASVATMQNPMGCDPKTNGHCPLPRLSISSRSASVVASMDASYDGTVAALHSVMKWKTVVAVFIVVVLYLVCGGLAFRALEQPFESNQKTSITLEKALFLEKHPCVTPEELDKLIEHSIDAVNAGVSPIGNVSYNSSYWDLGSAFFFAGTVITTIGYGNIAPSTEGGKIFCILYAIFGIPLFGFLLAGIGDQLGTIFVKSILRVEKIFRQKHKQISQTKIRVTSTILFILAGCIVFVTIPAVIFKHIESWTTLEAIYFVVITLTTVGIGDYVAGGNRSMDYMKWYKPLVWFWILVGLAYFAAVLSMIGDWLRVLSKKTKEEVGEIKAHAAEWKANVRAEFRETRRRLSVEIHDKLQRAATIRSMERRQLGLEQRAHSLDMLSPEKRALFASLDAGRFKTSSQESIDTKLNNLRLKGACGPYDHQGSEQTQQTASSSEENLFNLRFGSLTKLARRNKNRELRRNIDEVERRASVGISNGSAMLGEERTEVEEDGEPDEENEERKEGNTSLTNLAQCSFDRNRLNGYTPGDAKDRGND; translated from the exons A TGGCGGTCCAGACCAACATGGTCCCTCCCAAAAAGGTCCAGCCTGGCATGGCTAAGTCGAGTCTAGTCCAGGCCAGTGTGGCCACCATGCAGAACCCCATGGGCTGTGACCCTAAGACCAATGGTCACTGTCCACTGCCACGCCTGTCCATCTCCTCCCGCTCTGCCAGCGTGGTGGCCAGCATGGACGCCAGCTATGACGGCACGGTCGCAGCGCTCCACTCGGTGATGAAGTGGAAGACGGTGGTGGCGGTGTTCATCGTGGTCGTTCTCTACCTGGTGTGTGGAGGTCTGGCATTCAGGGCACTAGAGCAGCCATTTGAGAGCAACCAGAAGACCAGTATCACGCTGGAGAAAGCTTTGTTCCTGGAGAAACACCCCTGTGTGACTCCAGAAGAGCTGGACAAGCTCATCGAG CATTCCATAGATGCTGTAAATGCAGGAGTGAGTCCTATTGGAAACGTATCCTACAATTCCAGTTACTGGGACCTGGGCAGTGCCTTCTTCTTTGCTGGAACTGTCATCACAACCATAG GTTATGGAAACATAGCTCCAAGCACGGAGGGTGGGAAAATCTTTTGCATCCTTTATGCCATATTTGGCATACCTCTCTTTGGCTTCTTGTTGGCGGGGATTGGAGACCAGCTGGGGACCATTTTTGTGAAAAGCATCTTGAGAGTTGAGAAGATATTCAGG caaaaacacaaacagatcaGCCAGACTAAGATCAGAGTGACGTCCACCATCCTGTTCATCCTGGCTGGCTGCATTGTTTTCGTCACCATCCCTGCTGTCATCTTTAAACACATCGAGAGCTGGACCACACTAGAAGCCATCTACTTTGTTGTGATCACACTCACTACAGTGGGAATAGGAGACTATGTGGCAG GTGGTAACCGTAGTATGGACTATATGAAGTGGTACAAGCCTCTGGTGTGGTTCTGGATCTTGGTTGGTTTGGCGTACTTTGCGGCTGTCCTCAGCATGATCGGAGACTGGCTCAGAGTACTGTCTAAAAAGACCAAAGAGGAG GTTGGGGAGATTAAAGCTCATGCAGCTGAATGGAAGGCAAATGTTCGAGCAGAGTTCCGTGAAACGCGACGCCGCCTGAGTGTTGAGATCCATGACAAGCTCCAGCGGGCTGCCACCATCCGCAGCATGGAGCGCCGTCAACTTGGCCTGGAGCAGCGAGCTCACTCCCTGGACATGCTGTCTCCAGAGAAGCGAGCCTTGTTCGCCAGCCTGGATGCCGGTCGCTTCAAGACTTCCTCTCAGGAGAGCATCGACACCAAGCTCAACAACCTGAGGCTGAAGGGGGCCTGTGGGCCGTACGACCATCAGGGGAGTGAGCAAACGCAACAGACAGCGTCTTCCTCAGAGGAGAATCTCTTCAACCTGCGCTTTGGATCCCTAACTAAGTTGGCCAGACGTAACAAGAACCGCGAGCTGCGGAGGAACATTGATGAAGTAGAGCGACGGGCGAGTGTAGGCATAAGCAATGGCAGTGCCATGCTAGGTGAGGAGAGGACGGAAGTAGAAGAAGATGGGGAGCCAGATGAGGAAAacgaagaaagaaaagaaggaaacacCAGTCTGACAAACCTGGCACAGTGCTCATTTGATCGCAACAGGTTGAATGGGTACACACCCGGGGATGCCAAAGACAGAGGGAACGACTAG